One stretch of Ornithorhynchus anatinus isolate Pmale09 chromosome Y4, mOrnAna1.pri.v4, whole genome shotgun sequence DNA includes these proteins:
- the LOC114808698 gene encoding alpha-1,3-mannosyl-glycoprotein 2-beta-N-acetylglucosaminyltransferase-like encodes MLKKQRTGLVLWGAILFMAWNALLLFFFWTRPSPSGLTPAAPFAKDRASLTREVIRLAQDAEVELERQRGLLQQIREHSALWSRWQAEVAVVGAEAVARGSLAHLPTTPALPALPVLVIACDRSTVRRCLDKLLHYRPSAERFPIIVSQDCGHEETARVIASYGNTVMHIKQPDLGDLPMPPEHRKFQGYYRIARHYRWALSQIFHTFKYQAAVVVEDDLEVAPDFFEYFQATYPLLRADLSLWCVSAWHDNGKEQMVDVTRPDLIYRTDFFPGLGWLLLAELWDELEPKWPRAFWDDWMRRPEQRQERACLRPEISRTLTFGRKGVSQGQFFDQHLKFIKLNQGFVPFSQLDLSYLQREAYDRDFPAQVYAAPVLRVEDLQANRQRELGEVRVQYTSRDSFKAFAKALGVMDDLKSGIPRAGYRGIVSFLFRGRRVYLAPPEDWTGYDPSWS; translated from the coding sequence ATGCTGAAGAAGCAGCGTACGGGACTGGTGCTGTGGGGTGCCATCCTCttcatggcctggaatgcccttctcctcttcttcttctggaCCCGTCCATCCCCCAGTGGCCTTACCCCAGCTGCACCCTTCGCCAAAGACCGTGCCAGTCTAACCCGCGAAGTGATCCGTCTGGCCCAGGATGCTGAGGTGGAGCTGGAGCGCCAGCGTGGGCTGCTCCAACAGATACGGGAGCACAGCGCCCTCTGGAGCCGGTGGCAGGCCGAGGTGGCGGTCGTGGGGGCTGAGGCCGTGGCGAGGGGCTCCCTGGCCCACCTGCCCACTACCCCAGCCCTGCCTGCTCTCCCAGTTCTGGTAATCGCCTGTGATCGCAGTACGGTCCGCCGCTGCCTGGACAAGCTGCTCCATTATCGGCCCTCAGCTGAACGATTCCCCATCATTGTCAGCCAGGACTGCGGGCACGAGGAGACAGCAAGGGTCATCGCCTCATACGGCAACACAGTCATGCATATCAAGCAGCCGGATCTGGGTGACCTCCCCATGCCCCCTGAGCACCGCAAGTTTCAAGGATACTATAGGATCGCTCGCCACTACCGCTGGGCCCTGAGCCAGATTTTTCACACCTTCAAATACCAGGCGGCTGTTGTGGTGGAGGATGACTTGGAGGTAGCCCCAGACTTCTTCGAGTACTTCCAGGCCACCTATCCACTGCTGCGGGCTGATCTCTCACTCTGGTGCGTGTCGGCCTGGCATGACAACGGAAAGGAGCAGATGGTGGATGTGACCCGGCCCGACCTGATCTACCGCACAGACTTCTTCCCCGGCCTGGGCTGGCTCCTGCTGGCCGAGCTGTGGGATGAGCTGGAGCCCAAGTGGCCCCGGGCCTTCTGGGACGACTGGATGCGTCGGCCTGAGCAGCGACAGGAACGGGCCTGCCTGCGGCCCGAGATCTCGCGGACGCTCACCTTTGGCCGCAAGGGGGTCAGCCAAGGGCAGTTCTTCGACCAGCACCTCAAATTTATCAAGCTGAACCAGGGCTTTGTGCCCTTCTCCCAGCTGGACCTGTCCTATCTGCAGCGGGAGGCCTACGACCGGGACTTCCCCGCCCAGGTGTACGCCGCCCCCGTGCTGCGGGTGGAGGACCTGCAGGCCAACCGGCAGCGGGAGCTGGGGGAGGTGCGTGTGCAGTACACCAGCCGGGACAGCTTCAAAGCCTTTGCCAAAGCCCTGGGGGTCATGGACGACCTCAAGTCGGGCATCCCCCGAGCCGGCTACCGGGGCATTGTCAGCTTTCTCTTCCGGGGCCGACGGGTGTACCTAGCCCCACCGGAGGACTGGACTGGCTATGACCCCAGCTGGAGTTAG